In the Bacillota bacterium genome, one interval contains:
- a CDS encoding PHP domain-containing protein codes for MRVDLHVHTSKYSDCGKATPEAMVESAIDAGLDAIVLAEHNYLWSREELAELQRCYPTIRIFGGIEVSISWEEHIVVLGVPDASLFYPLMPPAELIKAVLEHQGAAILAHPFRWSTEVRPDILAAGFDAIEVYSTSIREYMQQPIAELQRRCNLPLVATSDGHHTGALGLYAIELERAAKDERDLAALVREGKFRLWTNPEAIAELNADIDARLLRLAQYRDWQVPAALKQVGLSRNLTYAVEQDMSIRFPEGRGLSESNGCL; via the coding sequence ATGCGTGTAGACTTGCATGTTCACACCAGCAAGTACTCAGACTGCGGCAAGGCCACCCCGGAGGCCATGGTGGAATCGGCAATCGACGCCGGCCTGGACGCAATTGTGCTGGCCGAGCATAATTATCTGTGGTCCCGGGAAGAGTTGGCCGAATTGCAACGCTGCTATCCGACGATTCGTATCTTCGGTGGTATAGAGGTCAGCATCAGCTGGGAGGAGCATATTGTTGTCCTGGGAGTTCCTGATGCCAGCTTGTTTTATCCGCTGATGCCTCCTGCAGAGCTAATCAAGGCTGTCCTAGAGCATCAGGGGGCGGCGATTCTTGCCCATCCCTTCCGCTGGTCCACCGAAGTCCGCCCGGATATCCTGGCGGCAGGATTTGATGCCATTGAAGTATACAGCACCAGTATTCGGGAATATATGCAGCAACCGATTGCCGAGCTGCAACGACGCTGCAATCTGCCTTTGGTGGCCACTTCCGATGGGCATCACACTGGAGCTCTGGGCTTGTATGCCATAGAGCTTGAGCGCGCGGCAAAGGACGAGCGAGATTTGGCCGCCCTAGTCCGGGAGGGAAAGTTTCGACTCTGGACCAACCCGGAAGCAATTGCGGAGCTAAACGCCGACATCGATGCACGCTTGCTCCGGCTTGCCCAATACCGGGACTGGCAAGTGCCCGCTGCTTTAAAACAGGTCGGCCTCAGCAGAAATCTGACCTATGCTGTAGAGCAGGACATGAGTATCCGTTTTCCAGAAGGGAGAGGTCTTAGTGAAAGCAACGGCTGCCTTTAG
- a CDS encoding GntR family transcriptional regulator yields MPLIELPDQKLDESSPTPLYYQLRELIADTIKGGQYGPEYKLPSERELAEKYGLSRMTVRQATIALVNDGFLVRKRGMGTFVSPPKVEQGLLKLTGFTEDMRQRGMVPSTRILAMKQEQASENTARKLGIAEGEGIILLERLRLADGEPMAYERCHLPQGRFPELTEDDLKGQSLYALLTTKYNISFESAKQSLEATVATKREAAMLNVTRGAPLLLLERSTLDQNGRVIEFVKSLYRADRYKFHVHLLR; encoded by the coding sequence ATGCCGCTGATTGAACTGCCAGACCAAAAACTAGATGAATCCAGCCCGACGCCCCTTTACTATCAGTTGCGGGAACTGATTGCCGATACAATTAAAGGCGGTCAGTATGGCCCGGAATATAAATTACCTTCTGAGCGGGAGTTGGCGGAAAAATACGGACTCAGTCGCATGACTGTGCGGCAAGCGACGATTGCCTTGGTCAACGACGGCTTTTTGGTCCGTAAACGGGGGATGGGAACATTCGTGTCCCCGCCCAAGGTGGAGCAGGGGTTGTTGAAGCTTACCGGCTTTACGGAGGATATGCGGCAACGGGGCATGGTGCCTTCGACCCGGATTTTGGCAATGAAACAGGAGCAGGCAAGCGAGAATACTGCTCGCAAATTGGGGATTGCTGAAGGGGAAGGAATCATCTTGCTGGAACGTTTGCGTTTGGCAGATGGCGAACCCATGGCCTATGAGCGCTGTCATCTACCCCAGGGACGATTCCCTGAACTAACTGAAGACGATTTAAAAGGGCAGTCCCTGTATGCTCTTTTGACAACCAAATACAATATTTCTTTCGAAAGCGCCAAGCAAAGTCTGGAAGCAACTGTCGCCACCAAGCGGGAGGCGGCAATGCTCAACGTGACCCGGGGCGCCCCGCTTTTGCTGTTAGAGCGCTCAACCCTAGATCAGAATGGCAGAGTCATCGAGTTTGTTAAATCCCTGTATCGGGCTGACCGATACAAGTTTCATGTCCACCTGTTACGTTAA
- a CDS encoding PTS system mannose/fructose/sorbose family transporter subunit IID → MPNNDKKRLSKEARSSMWRYILTLQWSWNYERMQALGFAWGILPILQKVNKSKDDLIGAVQRHLNFFNTHPPMGAAIMGAAVAMEEEGADGDAVDSLKVGLMGPFAGIGDTLYAILTRPLIFIFAADFALRGNILGFWLVVAFGIAWGIFAQLGLFKLGYQQGMNVVTEVSGSGRLARLTEGATIMGITVIGGFIPSILGITSALEWTQEVEIEGELTENVVRLQEVLDQILPYMIPLALVGLAYWLLKGRNWKPLQVLLALVVIAFVGSAVGFF, encoded by the coding sequence ATGCCTAATAACGATAAAAAGCGTTTATCCAAAGAAGCACGGAGCTCAATGTGGCGTTATATCCTTACGCTGCAATGGTCTTGGAACTATGAGCGGATGCAGGCCTTGGGTTTTGCCTGGGGTATTCTGCCGATCCTTCAGAAAGTCAACAAGTCCAAAGATGATTTGATTGGCGCAGTGCAACGTCACCTTAACTTCTTCAACACCCACCCGCCAATGGGCGCCGCAATCATGGGCGCAGCTGTGGCGATGGAAGAAGAGGGCGCAGACGGCGATGCTGTCGACAGTTTGAAGGTTGGTTTGATGGGCCCCTTCGCCGGTATTGGCGACACCCTCTATGCCATCCTTACCCGTCCGTTGATCTTCATCTTTGCAGCGGACTTCGCCCTCAGAGGCAATATCCTCGGTTTCTGGCTTGTGGTGGCCTTTGGTATCGCTTGGGGTATTTTCGCCCAGCTTGGCTTGTTCAAACTCGGCTATCAGCAGGGTATGAACGTAGTCACTGAGGTCTCCGGCAGCGGCCGTCTGGCCCGCCTGACCGAAGGGGCAACTATCATGGGTATCACCGTTATCGGCGGTTTCATCCCCAGTATCTTGGGAATTACCTCCGCCCTGGAGTGGACCCAAGAAGTTGAAATCGAAGGCGAATTGACCGAGAACGTTGTCCGGCTGCAGGAAGTTCTCGACCAGATTCTGCCATACATGATCCCCCTCGCCCTGGTTGGCCTTGCCTACTGGCTGCTCAAGGGCCGCAACTGGAAGCCGCTCCAGGTGCTGCTCGCTCTGGTTGTCATTGCCTTCGTCGGCAGCGCAGTCGGTTTCTTCTAA
- a CDS encoding SIS domain-containing protein, which produces MSINPQMFFDEAQKIIERVRTEQMENIKKTAAVMADVIANDGVVQVYGPGHSKSFAIELAHRAGGMVPFNAVLLDQLALSGVISAEELKDPATERNPDNGLALLKLHDIRPQDSFIICSNSGINGSVVEIAMEAKRRGLHLTAVTSVDHSSKSQSRHPSGKRLFEVADVVIDNCVPHGDAILSSPELPVKVCGGSSVANVFIAQSLNAETLRLLLERNYEPPIYMSQNIEGADERNEALRAKYEGRVT; this is translated from the coding sequence ATGAGTATAAATCCACAAATGTTTTTTGACGAAGCGCAAAAAATTATTGAGCGGGTCCGAACTGAACAGATGGAAAACATCAAGAAAACGGCCGCGGTGATGGCAGATGTAATTGCCAATGACGGCGTTGTTCAGGTATACGGGCCGGGGCATTCCAAATCCTTTGCAATTGAATTGGCCCACCGGGCTGGCGGCATGGTTCCTTTTAACGCAGTGCTTTTGGATCAACTGGCCCTGAGCGGCGTTATCTCCGCGGAGGAGCTGAAGGATCCGGCCACCGAGCGTAACCCTGACAACGGTCTCGCTCTCCTAAAACTCCATGACATTCGTCCTCAGGACAGCTTTATCATCTGTTCCAATTCCGGTATCAACGGTTCCGTGGTGGAAATCGCCATGGAGGCCAAGCGCCGGGGGCTGCATTTGACGGCGGTCACTTCGGTGGATCATTCCAGCAAGTCGCAATCCCGACACCCCAGCGGCAAGCGTCTGTTTGAAGTTGCTGATGTAGTAATCGACAATTGCGTTCCCCACGGTGACGCCATCCTCAGCTCTCCGGAACTGCCGGTGAAGGTCTGTGGCGGTTCTTCGGTGGCCAATGTGTTTATCGCTCAATCGCTGAATGCCGAGACCCTGCGATTATTATTGGAGCGTAATTACGAGCCCCCGATTTATATGAGCCAGAATATCGAGGGTGCTGACGAGCGCAACGAAGCCCTGCGGGCAAAATACGAAGGTCGCGTAACTTAG
- a CDS encoding SIS domain-containing protein, translating to MSANNYLEQSLEFLNKVRATQSDNICQAAALCAQSIKSGGLIHVFGTGHSQMVAEEAYSRAGSLLLINAILEPGLLLHEGGAKSSAVEKVPGLARALLVNQPLHKGETIIIVSNSGRNPVPIETAMLAREQGLNVVAITSLAHSQAVSSRHESGKKLYELADVVIDNCGIPGDAILRREGVGAPFCATSSLTGIYIIQALIAETVEILADSGLEAPVLMSGNLDESAEYNAKMIEKYLERLPQLAAYLRR from the coding sequence ATGTCCGCCAATAATTATCTGGAGCAGTCGTTGGAATTTCTCAACAAAGTGCGCGCAACCCAAAGCGACAACATTTGTCAGGCAGCGGCGCTTTGCGCCCAGTCTATCAAGAGCGGCGGCCTCATCCATGTCTTTGGCACCGGTCACTCTCAGATGGTTGCTGAGGAAGCTTACAGCCGTGCCGGCAGTCTGCTGCTGATTAATGCCATCCTTGAGCCGGGGTTGTTGTTGCATGAAGGCGGCGCCAAGAGCAGCGCCGTGGAAAAAGTGCCGGGGCTAGCCCGGGCACTCCTGGTCAACCAGCCTTTGCACAAAGGGGAGACAATAATCATTGTTTCAAATTCTGGCCGCAACCCGGTGCCAATAGAGACGGCGATGCTGGCCCGGGAGCAGGGATTAAATGTTGTGGCTATCACATCCCTGGCCCATTCCCAAGCGGTGTCCTCCCGCCATGAAAGCGGGAAAAAGCTTTATGAGCTGGCGGATGTGGTGATTGACAATTGCGGCATTCCCGGTGACGCGATTTTGCGTCGGGAGGGAGTGGGAGCGCCGTTCTGCGCCACTTCCAGCTTGACAGGAATTTATATTATCCAGGCATTAATCGCTGAGACTGTAGAAATATTGGCCGACTCCGGTCTAGAGGCGCCTGTGCTGATGAGCGGCAATTTAGATGAAAGCGCTGAATATAACGCAAAAATGATTGAAAAGTATCTGGAACGTCTGCCCCAGCTGGCAGCGTACCTGCGAAGATGA
- a CDS encoding PTS sugar transporter subunit IIA codes for MLGVLIISHGDLAAGLLNAAEMIMGAQEQVRAEGLQPEMSPESFGETLRAAVKELDSGDGVLVLADLFGGSPANTAAYLLHEEFNVDVVTGVSLPMLLEVLTARMGKDLADVADLCATAAGQGVQKLSDVFSGNN; via the coding sequence ATGTTAGGAGTGCTGATTATCAGTCATGGTGACTTGGCAGCCGGACTGCTCAACGCCGCTGAAATGATCATGGGTGCACAAGAGCAGGTGCGGGCGGAAGGATTGCAGCCGGAGATGAGTCCGGAAAGTTTCGGCGAAACGCTTCGGGCGGCAGTCAAGGAGCTGGACAGCGGTGACGGTGTGCTGGTGCTTGCCGATCTTTTTGGCGGCAGTCCGGCCAACACTGCGGCTTATCTGCTCCATGAGGAGTTTAATGTGGACGTTGTCACTGGTGTCAGTCTGCCGATGCTGCTGGAAGTGCTGACTGCACGCATGGGCAAGGATTTGGCCGATGTCGCCGATTTATGTGCCACAGCTGCCGGACAGGGCGTGCAGAAACTCTCGGATGTATTTTCCGGGAACAATTAA
- the nagA gene encoding N-acetylglucosamine-6-phosphate deacetylase — MLVQQQKFALSGARIVTPQAMISGHIVVEGGRIVSIQPGVAPRGLENYDMGDDLIVPGFVDLHIHGAGGWDTATPEAALKMAKILAYNGTTSFYPTPATSEMEVFLSALAAVKGATDRQTEMFEAGNEAGAEMLGLHLEGPFLNKAKKGAMPEQYLLAPSLETLSLFEEQAPGLIRRVTIAPEIPGGLELIAELCRRGYVVAGGHTDATAEQMTEGIDAGITVANHMYNAMTPLHHREPGVTGSYLTDDRVTCEIIADGIHVHPLAIEIALRCKGQDNLYLISDAVLAAGLPAGDYQFLGRQINIDDKGVSRLPDGTIAGSTCLMPVGFRTIVETLGHDPVLAARLAATNPARVAGVLERKGTLEPGKDADITVLDKDYNVTYCCVRGVWHKTPDKSATNLYRTEI, encoded by the coding sequence ATGTTGGTGCAACAACAAAAATTTGCACTCTCGGGCGCCAGAATAGTCACACCCCAGGCGATGATTTCCGGCCATATCGTTGTTGAAGGTGGCCGTATTGTCAGCATCCAGCCCGGGGTGGCGCCGCGTGGCTTAGAAAACTATGATATGGGCGATGATCTGATTGTTCCCGGGTTTGTCGACTTGCACATTCACGGCGCCGGCGGCTGGGATACCGCCACGCCGGAAGCGGCCTTGAAGATGGCAAAGATTCTTGCCTATAATGGCACCACATCTTTTTACCCAACTCCCGCCACCTCGGAGATGGAAGTGTTTCTGTCTGCCCTTGCCGCGGTAAAAGGGGCAACCGACAGACAAACAGAAATGTTTGAAGCCGGTAATGAAGCCGGGGCCGAGATGCTGGGGCTGCATTTGGAAGGCCCATTCTTAAATAAAGCCAAAAAAGGTGCAATGCCAGAGCAATATTTATTGGCGCCCAGTCTGGAAACATTATCTCTGTTTGAAGAGCAGGCGCCGGGACTAATACGACGGGTTACAATTGCTCCCGAGATACCCGGCGGTCTGGAATTGATTGCAGAATTGTGCAGGCGGGGTTATGTGGTGGCCGGTGGCCATACTGACGCCACTGCTGAACAAATGACGGAGGGGATTGACGCCGGAATCACTGTGGCCAATCACATGTATAACGCGATGACTCCTCTCCATCACCGGGAGCCGGGAGTGACCGGCAGTTATCTGACTGATGACCGGGTAACATGCGAGATTATCGCCGATGGTATCCATGTTCATCCGCTGGCGATTGAAATTGCCCTGCGCTGCAAGGGTCAAGATAATCTCTATCTGATATCCGATGCTGTTTTGGCAGCAGGTCTGCCGGCGGGAGATTATCAATTTTTGGGGCGCCAAATCAATATTGATGATAAAGGTGTCAGCCGATTGCCCGATGGCACGATTGCCGGCAGTACCTGCCTGATGCCTGTGGGGTTCCGGACTATTGTCGAAACCCTGGGGCACGATCCGGTGCTGGCGGCCCGTCTTGCGGCCACCAATCCGGCCCGGGTTGCCGGTGTTTTGGAACGCAAAGGGACACTGGAGCCGGGCAAAGATGCCGATATTACAGTTCTGGATAAAGACTACAATGTAACTTATTGTTGTGTGCGGGGAGTATGGCATAAAACACCCGATAAGTCTGCCACAAATCTGTACCGCACCGAAATATAA
- a CDS encoding PTS sugar transporter subunit IIC translates to MNKGGVNLDVETLGIGIALILAIWAYVGIVINLSPGISWQEPLVAGTITGIIVGDVSVGLYVGGTLTLMSLGMHTYGGTSIPDFQVGAILGTAFGVSTGSIETGLTIAVAAAMLMIQLDVFGRAVTTGFIHAADKHVEKGNFRGMTMMHLLGHIPWGLTRAIPVFLAIWLGEGAVTSFMEWMPEWFMNGMRTTGAILPALGFALLLAQLPVKKYLPFLAIGFVLFAYLGVPVIGIAIAATALAALFMQVKGGTENA, encoded by the coding sequence TTGAATAAGGGAGGAGTAAATTTGGACGTCGAAACCTTAGGCATTGGTATTGCGTTAATACTGGCGATTTGGGCGTATGTTGGTATCGTTATCAACTTGTCCCCCGGTATCAGCTGGCAAGAACCGCTTGTTGCTGGAACGATTACAGGAATTATTGTTGGTGATGTAAGTGTTGGTTTGTACGTCGGTGGAACTCTGACTCTGATGTCCTTGGGTATGCACACCTATGGGGGAACTTCAATCCCAGACTTCCAAGTCGGCGCGATTCTTGGCACCGCCTTTGGTGTCTCCACCGGTAGCATTGAAACCGGTTTGACAATTGCTGTCGCCGCGGCCATGTTGATGATTCAGTTGGACGTTTTCGGCCGCGCCGTTACCACCGGTTTTATCCACGCTGCTGACAAGCACGTAGAAAAGGGCAATTTCCGTGGCATGACCATGATGCACCTTCTGGGGCACATTCCCTGGGGCCTGACCCGGGCGATCCCCGTGTTCCTGGCCATCTGGCTGGGCGAAGGCGCTGTCACCTCTTTCATGGAATGGATGCCTGAGTGGTTCATGAATGGCATGCGCACCACCGGCGCTATCCTGCCGGCCCTTGGTTTTGCGCTATTGTTAGCTCAGTTACCCGTTAAGAAGTACCTGCCTTTCCTGGCAATCGGCTTTGTACTGTTTGCGTACCTGGGCGTGCCCGTTATTGGTATCGCGATTGCCGCCACCGCCTTGGCAGCTCTCTTTATGCAGGTGAAGGGAGGAACTGAGAATGCCTAA
- a CDS encoding Gfo/Idh/MocA family oxidoreductase, giving the protein MQINYGLIGLGGIARTHLQAISCMPVLSPPVPPLNLAALLTTDPGKTDFGHKLGFKHVEQDLDRFLGLPELDVVDICTPNRLHKEQVIAVAKAGKHIYYEKPLTADGQEAAALEQELVGTEQLLQGAFVLRFLPAVARARTLIAQGLLGRIHSFRFQLYHAGYLNPARPGSWRLQAEMSGGGALMDLGCHLLDLVRFMLAEAESVQAWTETVVKERKWPQGMEKVDVDDHALVVLGLKNGSRGTVEVSRVAVGGEGLRLEIYGSNGAVHITPDKPVPHCYDVSGREFIPEGEADEFERHLQPLVPPAKLSMGWMLDSHFASLAWFLRSVQTGSAPVGTPDLAEGVKTQLLVQAAYDSAKKT; this is encoded by the coding sequence ATGCAGATTAACTACGGTTTGATTGGTTTGGGGGGAATTGCCCGCACCCATCTTCAGGCAATCAGTTGTATGCCTGTTTTGTCACCGCCGGTGCCACCCCTCAATTTGGCGGCGCTTCTCACCACCGATCCTGGCAAAACAGATTTTGGACATAAGCTTGGTTTTAAGCACGTGGAACAAGACTTGGACCGCTTTCTGGGGCTTCCGGAGCTGGATGTGGTAGATATTTGCACGCCAAACAGGCTGCATAAAGAGCAAGTTATAGCTGTGGCAAAAGCGGGAAAGCACATTTATTATGAAAAGCCCCTAACCGCCGACGGTCAGGAGGCTGCCGCCCTGGAGCAGGAGCTGGTGGGCACAGAGCAATTATTGCAAGGGGCCTTTGTGCTGCGATTTTTGCCGGCGGTGGCCCGGGCCCGGACGCTGATTGCCCAGGGATTGCTGGGGCGTATTCACTCATTTCGATTTCAGCTCTACCATGCCGGGTATCTCAATCCGGCCAGACCGGGGAGCTGGCGTTTACAGGCCGAAATGTCCGGGGGCGGAGCATTGATGGATTTGGGCTGCCATCTCCTGGACCTGGTGCGGTTTATGTTGGCGGAGGCCGAATCGGTGCAGGCTTGGACCGAGACTGTAGTTAAGGAACGCAAGTGGCCCCAAGGCATGGAGAAGGTGGATGTGGACGATCATGCTTTGGTGGTTTTGGGTTTGAAAAACGGCTCCCGGGGGACAGTTGAAGTATCCCGGGTTGCTGTGGGCGGTGAAGGATTACGGCTTGAGATTTACGGAAGCAATGGTGCAGTTCACATCACTCCCGACAAACCTGTTCCCCATTGTTATGATGTATCCGGACGGGAATTTATCCCTGAAGGCGAAGCTGATGAGTTTGAGCGACATTTGCAACCGCTTGTGCCGCCTGCCAAATTGTCGATGGGGTGGATGCTGGACAGTCATTTTGCCAGTCTGGCCTGGTTTTTGCGCTCTGTGCAGACGGGGTCAGCGCCTGTGGGCACCCCGGATTTGGCTGAAGGCGTGAAGACGCAATTGCTTGTACAGGCCGCTTATGACTCAGCTAAAAAAACATAA
- the nagA gene encoding N-acetylglucosamine-6-phosphate deacetylase, with protein sequence MTEFLLTAKRALTPNEKVSPAALAVRDGRIIYCGPDAEQARKLVPRAEQFDFPDATLAPGFVDLHVHGALGLDFYDCPPGRIGEVTAFFARHGTTTLLATITTGDLAQMERAVTALAAYSSDPNPEGSWMPGVYLEGPFVSEARRGTFRPEYLRMPDWQLLASWVERFPGLFRFVGLAPELPGADIVIERLRAAGISVCICHTDASHRDLSRAVDLGASHITHFYNGMRPFLHRDPGVVGGVLAGADVSAELVCDYHHVHPLAIDVLMCCLGPGRVCLITDAMRATGCPPGEYIISEQIAVVRNGKAVIGANTLAGSILTMDQAVRNMLALGYGEQDVITMASATPARIAGLDDRGSLAPGQVADIVILDSEYQVLATLLAGKRIIHK encoded by the coding sequence ATGACAGAATTTTTGCTGACGGCAAAGCGGGCGCTTACGCCTAACGAAAAAGTCAGTCCTGCGGCCCTTGCCGTCCGGGACGGGCGGATTATCTACTGTGGCCCTGATGCGGAGCAGGCCCGGAAATTGGTGCCAAGAGCGGAGCAATTTGATTTCCCCGACGCGACGCTTGCGCCCGGGTTTGTCGATTTACATGTCCATGGAGCCCTAGGCCTGGACTTTTATGATTGCCCGCCTGGGCGCATCGGTGAAGTCACGGCTTTTTTTGCCAGACATGGCACCACCACTTTACTAGCCACTATTACCACCGGTGATTTGGCGCAGATGGAACGGGCAGTTACCGCTCTCGCGGCGTATAGCAGTGACCCTAACCCTGAGGGCAGTTGGATGCCGGGAGTTTATCTCGAAGGTCCCTTTGTCAGCGAGGCCCGCAGGGGTACTTTTCGGCCTGAGTATTTGCGGATGCCCGACTGGCAGCTGCTGGCGTCCTGGGTGGAGCGTTTCCCCGGCCTGTTTCGCTTTGTCGGGCTGGCGCCAGAGTTGCCCGGGGCGGATATAGTAATCGAACGTTTGCGGGCAGCGGGGATTAGCGTTTGCATCTGCCACACCGATGCCAGCCACCGGGATTTGTCCCGGGCGGTTGATTTGGGTGCAAGCCACATTACACATTTTTACAACGGCATGCGCCCGTTCCTCCATCGGGACCCTGGGGTGGTTGGCGGCGTTCTGGCGGGGGCTGATGTCAGCGCCGAATTGGTTTGCGATTACCATCACGTCCATCCCCTGGCAATTGATGTGCTGATGTGCTGCCTGGGGCCAGGGAGGGTTTGTCTGATTACCGACGCGATGCGGGCAACCGGATGCCCTCCGGGAGAATACATAATTTCGGAACAGATTGCCGTGGTCCGAAATGGCAAGGCCGTGATTGGGGCCAATACGCTGGCGGGCTCGATTTTGACTATGGATCAGGCCGTTCGGAATATGTTGGCATTGGGTTATGGTGAGCAAGATGTTATTACAATGGCCTCCGCCACGCCCGCCCGAATAGCCGGTCTCGATGACAGGGGTAGTCTCGCCCCGGGCCAGGTTGCGGACATTGTGATTTTAGACAGTGAATATCAGGTCTTGGCAACGTTGTTGGCCGGTAAGAGAATAATACATAAGTAG
- the deoC gene encoding deoxyribose-phosphate aldolase has product MILDANTLARKIDVVVLRPEYTAQQVKEICARAVEHNFALVSALSQWLPVVADCLQGTGVAPGAAIGFPLGASTAAKVAETKQALADGAREIDMVAQIGALVSGDLDFYRRDIEAVVATAQGKAPVKVIVETCYLSAEQKRQACQQVIAAGADFIKTSTGFGPAGAQVEDVRLFSQLAEGRIQVKASGGIKTLEQVQEFLTAGANRIGTSAGPQILAQLTAGEANNAD; this is encoded by the coding sequence ATGATCCTCGATGCGAATACGCTGGCCAGGAAGATTGACGTGGTCGTCTTGCGGCCCGAATACACCGCCCAGCAAGTTAAAGAGATTTGTGCCCGGGCTGTTGAACATAACTTCGCTCTCGTATCGGCCCTCAGCCAGTGGCTGCCAGTGGTCGCAGACTGTTTACAGGGCACCGGGGTGGCGCCGGGCGCTGCAATCGGTTTCCCTTTGGGGGCGTCCACTGCCGCCAAGGTGGCGGAAACTAAGCAGGCCTTGGCCGACGGAGCCCGGGAAATTGACATGGTCGCGCAAATCGGCGCCCTGGTGTCCGGCGATCTAGATTTTTACCGCCGGGATATCGAGGCGGTGGTGGCGACCGCCCAGGGTAAAGCGCCGGTCAAGGTAATTGTGGAGACTTGTTATCTCAGCGCCGAACAAAAACGCCAGGCCTGCCAGCAGGTAATTGCTGCCGGCGCCGATTTTATTAAGACGTCAACGGGCTTTGGCCCTGCCGGTGCCCAGGTTGAAGATGTGCGGCTGTTTTCGCAGCTTGCCGAGGGGCGCATACAAGTTAAGGCCTCGGGCGGAATTAAGACATTGGAACAGGTTCAAGAATTTCTTACAGCTGGCGCCAATCGGATTGGCACCAGTGCCGGACCACAAATTCTCGCCCAATTGACGGCCGGGGAGGCAAACAATGCAGATTAA
- a CDS encoding SIS domain-containing protein encodes MKATAAFSSKVDEVLNRVRNTQMEAIIEAGNLVAHRLADDGVLHTFGTGHSHMVAEEIAFRAGGLAPVNVILEPSLTGNEQASKAKFAERMEGWGKIILDYHKPLPQDCLIVISNSGRNAAPIDVAWEAQRRQVPVIAILSRAYCDKMDSRHSSGKKLTDVADLVIDNCGELGDASVKLEGLEAPIGPTSNISATFIIHLIIVRAIEALIEKGIQPPVLLSGNLNHSDSPNEQLIRKYWGRVRY; translated from the coding sequence GTGAAAGCAACGGCTGCCTTTAGCAGCAAAGTTGATGAAGTTCTAAACAGGGTCCGGAACACGCAAATGGAGGCAATCATTGAGGCAGGGAACTTGGTTGCACATCGCCTGGCTGATGACGGTGTGCTTCATACATTTGGGACCGGACATTCTCATATGGTCGCAGAGGAAATCGCCTTTAGGGCCGGGGGGTTGGCTCCGGTTAATGTAATTCTGGAACCCAGTCTGACTGGTAATGAGCAGGCTAGCAAAGCTAAGTTTGCGGAACGAATGGAAGGGTGGGGCAAAATCATTCTCGACTACCACAAACCGCTCCCCCAAGATTGCTTAATCGTAATATCTAATTCAGGACGTAATGCGGCGCCAATTGATGTGGCCTGGGAAGCTCAGCGCAGACAGGTGCCTGTTATCGCTATCCTGTCCAGGGCATATTGCGACAAAATGGATTCTCGCCACTCCAGTGGAAAAAAGTTAACAGATGTGGCGGATTTGGTCATTGACAATTGCGGCGAGTTGGGTGATGCCAGCGTTAAACTTGAAGGTCTGGAGGCACCGATTGGCCCTACATCGAATATCAGCGCAACATTTATTATTCATCTAATTATTGTGCGGGCAATTGAAGCGCTTATAGAGAAAGGGATTCAACCGCCAGTGCTCTTGAGTGGAAATCTTAATCACAGTGATTCGCCTAATGAACAGTTAATTAGAAAGTACTGGGGGAGAGTACGGTATTAG
- a CDS encoding PTS sugar transporter subunit IIB codes for MPVVHLRIDNRLIHGQVTTSWVSRVGADHMICTNDKVANDPVQKMLLPQAARGIKTSVLSIAETVEYVKSEKAAKEKIMIIAKFPEDALALLEAGVEPQEVNVGNQAMLPGTKPVHVTRSVAVTEEQASVYRAIAEKAGKLSSQMMTSDTPQDFLELMKKKGL; via the coding sequence ATGCCGGTCGTACATTTGCGGATTGACAACAGATTGATTCACGGACAGGTTACCACTTCCTGGGTAAGCAGGGTTGGTGCCGACCACATGATTTGCACCAATGATAAAGTTGCCAACGACCCTGTGCAGAAGATGCTTCTGCCCCAGGCTGCCCGGGGGATTAAGACCTCGGTGCTCTCGATAGCGGAAACGGTAGAATACGTCAAAAGCGAAAAAGCTGCAAAAGAGAAAATAATGATCATCGCCAAGTTCCCTGAAGACGCTTTAGCGCTTTTGGAGGCGGGCGTCGAGCCCCAGGAGGTAAATGTAGGCAACCAGGCGATGCTACCCGGTACCAAACCGGTGCATGTCACCCGCTCGGTGGCTGTAACTGAAGAACAGGCCTCTGTTTATCGGGCTATTGCCGAAAAAGCAGGGAAACTGTCCTCCCAAATGATGACTTCCGACACACCTCAGGATTTTCTCGAACTTATGAAAAAGAAGGGTTTGTAA